A window from Musa acuminata AAA Group cultivar baxijiao chromosome BXJ3-10, Cavendish_Baxijiao_AAA, whole genome shotgun sequence encodes these proteins:
- the LOC135583548 gene encoding uncharacterized protein LOC135583548 isoform X1, which translates to MQARAAAEDSDKEAFAKKPRHCNAEMPLADANDDSFLFPVEEIVQFPLPGYVAPTSISFSPDGRLISYLFSPDGTLHRKLFAFDVVSGRQELAFSPPEGGGLDETNLSVEEKLRRERSRERGLGVTRYQWKARSPSSSCFSPEKPTIMVPLPNGVYFQELCGSEPELKLPCSGSPIIDPHLSPDGSMLAYVGDDELHVLSFSPGEPKLPNQLTFGARANGKTHGLAEYIAQEEMDRKTGFWWSPDSKYIAFAEVDSAEIPLFRIMHQGKNSVGSDAQEDHAYPFAGAANVKVRLGVVPSSGGEVTWMDLICGLQDDAGGDEEYLARVNWMPDNSLTAQVLSRSHSKLKIFKFDIQTGKKKVLFVEEHETWINLHDCFTPLDKGVNCSSGGFIWASEKTGFRHLYHHDNNGVCLGPLTQGNWMVEQIAGINENAGLLYFTGTVDGPLESNLYCTKLFPDWNLPLQQPVRLTQGRGRHAVVLDHQMQRFVDVHDSLNSPPRVILCSLHDRSVITPLFEQPLSIPCCRKLQLLSPEIVQISAKDGTVLYGALYKPDARKFGPPPYKTLINIYGGPSVQLVVDSWINTVDMRAQYLRNKGILVWKLDNRGTARRGLEFEGHIKHSFGRIDAEDQLTGAEWLVRQGLAKVDHIGLYGWSYGGFLSAMSLARFPDTFRCAVSGAPVTSWDGYDTFYTEKYMGLPKENPDAYEFGSIVHHVHKIKGKLMLVHGMIDENVHFRHTARLINSLIAAGKPYELLLFPDERHMPRRLRDRVHMEERIWEFIERNL; encoded by the exons ATGCAAGCGCGCGCGGCCGCGGAGGACAGCGACAAGGAGGCCTTCGCGAAGAAGCCGCGCCACTGCAACGCCGAGATGCCACTCGCTGACGCGAACGACGACTCCTTTCTCTTTCCGGTGGAGGAGATCGTCCAGTTCCCGCTGCCGGGCTACGTCGCCCCCACTTCCATCAGCTTCAGCCCCGATGGGCGCCTGATCTCGTACCTCTTCAGCCCCGATGGCACCCTCCACCGCAAACTCTTCGCCTTTGACGTCGTCTCGGGTCGGCAAGAGCTGGCCTTTAGCCCGCCCGAAGGAGGGGGACTCGACGAGACCAATCTCTCGGTGGAGGAGAAGCTGAGGAGGGAGAGGTCGAGGGAGAGGGGATTGGGAGTCACGCGGTACCAATGGAAAGCGAGGTCTCCATCATCTTCTTGCTTTTCTCCGGAAAAGCCCACCATCATGGTGCCATTGCCCAATGGG GTCTATTTCCAGGAATTATGTGGCTCAGAACCAGAACTCAAGCTGCCATGTTCTGGTTCGCCAATTATTGACCCACATCTTTCGCCAGATGGAAGCATGCTTGCGTATGTTGGAGATGATGAGCTTCATGTTTTAAGTTTTTCACCTGGGGAGCCTAAGCTGCCTAACCAATTAACTTTTGGTGCAAGAGCAAATGGAAAG ACTCATGGTCTCGCTGAATACATCGCACAG GAAGAGATGGATCGGAAGACTGGATTCTGGTGGTCTCCCGATAGCAAATATATTGCATTCGCTGAAGTTGATTCAGCTGAGATACCTCTTTTCAGAATTATGCATCAGGGAAAAAATTCAGTTGGCTCAGATGCACAAGAAGACCATGCCTACCCTTTTGCTGGAGCAGCTAATGTGAAAGTTCGACTTGGAGTTGTTCCTTCTTCTGGAGGAGAAGTTACTTGGATGGACCTTATTTGCGGGTTACAAGATGATGCTGGTGGTGATGAAGAGTATCTAGCTAGAGTCAATTGGATGCCTGATAATTCTCTTACAGCTCAAGTCCTCAGCAGGTCCCATTCCAAATTGAAGATTTTTAAGTTTGATATTCAGACCGGAAAGAAAAAGGTCTTATTTGTAGAAGAGCATGAGACATGGATAAACTTGCATGACTGCTTCACACCTCTAGACAAAGGAGTGAATTGTTCGTCTGGTGGTTTCATTTGGGCTAGTGAAAAGACTGGTTTTAGACATCTCTACCATCATGACAATAATGGAGTTTGCTTGGGGCCTCTTACCCAGGGTAATTGGATGGTTGAGCAAATTGCTGGCATAAATGAAAATGCAGGTCTTCTCTACTTCACTGGCACGGTGGATGGACCATTAGAATCTAACTTATACTGTACAAAGCTTTTTCCAGATTGGAACCTTCCCTTACAACAACCAGTGAGGTTGACTCAGGGTAGGGGAAGACATGCAGTGGTTCTTGATCATCAGATGCAGAGATTTGTTGATGTCCACGATTCTTTGAACTCTCCACCTAGAGTAATACTTTGTTCTTTACACGATAGAAGTGTAATAACTCCTTTATTTGAGCAGCCTCTTAGCATTCCTTGTTGTAGGAAGCTACAACTTCTATCACCAGAGATTGTGCAAATATCTGCAAAAGATGGCACAGTTTTATATGGGGCGTTATACAAACCTGATGCAAGGAAATTTGGGCCACCTCCATATAAAACATTAATCAATATTTATGGTGGTCCAAGTGTTCAACTTGTAGTTGATTCATGGATAAATACAGTTGACATGAGAGCTCAATACCTAAGGAATAAGGGAATCTTAGTATGGAAG CTAGATAACAGAGGGACTGCAAGGCGAGGATTGGAGTTTGAGGGCCATATAAAGCACAGCTTCGGTCGTATAGATGCAGAAGATCAACTCACTGGTGCGGAGTGGCTTGTAAGGCAAGGGCTTGCCAAAGTGGATCACATTGGCTTATATGGTTGGAGCTATGGCGGTTTTCTGTCAGCAATGAGCCTGGCAAGGTTTCCTGACACTTTCCGGTGTGCAGTATCAGGTGCCCCGGTAACTTCATGGGATGGATATGACACATTCTACACTGAAAAATACATGGGCTTGCCCAAGGAAAATCCTGATGCCTATGAGTTTGGGTCGATCGTGCACCATGTGCACAAGATCAAAGGGAAGTTGATGCTTGTTCATGGAATGATCGATGAGAACGTTCACTTCAGGCACACAGCAAGACTTATCAACTCACTAATTGCAGCTGGTAAGCCGTATGAACTTCTGCTGTTTCCAGATGAACGGCACATGCCTCGTCGGCTTAGAGATCGTGTTCATATGGAAGAGAGAATTTGGGAATTTATCGAGAGAAATCTATGA
- the LOC135583548 gene encoding uncharacterized protein LOC135583548 isoform X2, with the protein MQARAAAEDSDKEAFAKKPRHCNAEMPLADANDDSFLFPVEEIVQFPLPGYVAPTSISFSPDGRLISYLFSPDGTLHRKLFAFDVVSGRQELAFSPPEGGGLDETNLSVEEKLRRERSRERGLGVTRYQWKARSPSSSCFSPEKPTIMVPLPNGVYFQELCGSEPELKLPCSGSPIIDPHLSPDGSMLAYVGDDELHVLSFSPGEPKLPNQLTFGARANGKTHGLAEYIAQEEMDRKTGFWWSPDSKYIAFAEVDSAEIPLFRIMHQGKNSVGSDAQEDHAYPFAGAANVKVRLGVVPSSGGEVTWMDLICGLQDDAGGDEEYLARVNWMPDNSLTAQVLSRSHSKLKIFKFDIQTGKKKVLFVEEHETWINLHDCFTPLDKGVNCSSGGFIWASEKTGFRHLYHHDNNGVCLGPLTQGNWMVEQIAGINENAGLLYFTGTVDGPLESNLYCTKLFPDWNLPLQQPVRLTQGRGRHAVVLDHQMQRFVDVHDSLNSPPRVILCSLHDRSVITPLFEQPLSIPCCRKLQLLSPEIVQISAKDGTVLYGALYKPDARKFGPPPYKTLINIYGGPSVQLVVDSWINTVDMRAQYLRNKGILVWKITEGLQGEDWSLRAI; encoded by the exons ATGCAAGCGCGCGCGGCCGCGGAGGACAGCGACAAGGAGGCCTTCGCGAAGAAGCCGCGCCACTGCAACGCCGAGATGCCACTCGCTGACGCGAACGACGACTCCTTTCTCTTTCCGGTGGAGGAGATCGTCCAGTTCCCGCTGCCGGGCTACGTCGCCCCCACTTCCATCAGCTTCAGCCCCGATGGGCGCCTGATCTCGTACCTCTTCAGCCCCGATGGCACCCTCCACCGCAAACTCTTCGCCTTTGACGTCGTCTCGGGTCGGCAAGAGCTGGCCTTTAGCCCGCCCGAAGGAGGGGGACTCGACGAGACCAATCTCTCGGTGGAGGAGAAGCTGAGGAGGGAGAGGTCGAGGGAGAGGGGATTGGGAGTCACGCGGTACCAATGGAAAGCGAGGTCTCCATCATCTTCTTGCTTTTCTCCGGAAAAGCCCACCATCATGGTGCCATTGCCCAATGGG GTCTATTTCCAGGAATTATGTGGCTCAGAACCAGAACTCAAGCTGCCATGTTCTGGTTCGCCAATTATTGACCCACATCTTTCGCCAGATGGAAGCATGCTTGCGTATGTTGGAGATGATGAGCTTCATGTTTTAAGTTTTTCACCTGGGGAGCCTAAGCTGCCTAACCAATTAACTTTTGGTGCAAGAGCAAATGGAAAG ACTCATGGTCTCGCTGAATACATCGCACAG GAAGAGATGGATCGGAAGACTGGATTCTGGTGGTCTCCCGATAGCAAATATATTGCATTCGCTGAAGTTGATTCAGCTGAGATACCTCTTTTCAGAATTATGCATCAGGGAAAAAATTCAGTTGGCTCAGATGCACAAGAAGACCATGCCTACCCTTTTGCTGGAGCAGCTAATGTGAAAGTTCGACTTGGAGTTGTTCCTTCTTCTGGAGGAGAAGTTACTTGGATGGACCTTATTTGCGGGTTACAAGATGATGCTGGTGGTGATGAAGAGTATCTAGCTAGAGTCAATTGGATGCCTGATAATTCTCTTACAGCTCAAGTCCTCAGCAGGTCCCATTCCAAATTGAAGATTTTTAAGTTTGATATTCAGACCGGAAAGAAAAAGGTCTTATTTGTAGAAGAGCATGAGACATGGATAAACTTGCATGACTGCTTCACACCTCTAGACAAAGGAGTGAATTGTTCGTCTGGTGGTTTCATTTGGGCTAGTGAAAAGACTGGTTTTAGACATCTCTACCATCATGACAATAATGGAGTTTGCTTGGGGCCTCTTACCCAGGGTAATTGGATGGTTGAGCAAATTGCTGGCATAAATGAAAATGCAGGTCTTCTCTACTTCACTGGCACGGTGGATGGACCATTAGAATCTAACTTATACTGTACAAAGCTTTTTCCAGATTGGAACCTTCCCTTACAACAACCAGTGAGGTTGACTCAGGGTAGGGGAAGACATGCAGTGGTTCTTGATCATCAGATGCAGAGATTTGTTGATGTCCACGATTCTTTGAACTCTCCACCTAGAGTAATACTTTGTTCTTTACACGATAGAAGTGTAATAACTCCTTTATTTGAGCAGCCTCTTAGCATTCCTTGTTGTAGGAAGCTACAACTTCTATCACCAGAGATTGTGCAAATATCTGCAAAAGATGGCACAGTTTTATATGGGGCGTTATACAAACCTGATGCAAGGAAATTTGGGCCACCTCCATATAAAACATTAATCAATATTTATGGTGGTCCAAGTGTTCAACTTGTAGTTGATTCATGGATAAATACAGTTGACATGAGAGCTCAATACCTAAGGAATAAGGGAATCTTAGTATGGAAG ATAACAGAGGGACTGCAAGGCGAGGATTGGAGTTTGAGGGCCATATAA
- the LOC135651989 gene encoding KH domain-containing protein HEN4-like: MAFPLLPSKRPFEQNPLEHTGRGKWKKTGPSITLQNQVKVPLGAIIFRILCPASKSGSVIGKGGGIVARIRHQTGAKIRLEETVPGCDERVIVITGLEKDAELGSKHSKEDVEGAGAVDGVESAKENTDNIEGAEDSAAADSSKLDGVPSSAVKALVLVFERLIEGESENDDEDDTNKKHSTVSARLLVLSGQVGCVLGKGGSVIKQMSADSGAQIRILPRDKLPLCASQQDEIVQVTGGVESVKKALHLVAQQLLDNPPREHDLFPSLGSSGPSSDPFASIPRAEGLPPPNFHYPPQVPPFSNRPHDITDFHPGIGPPFPKFHESGPLLQPQVSPEPITYRLLCSNDKVGSVIGKGGNIVKGLKNDTGCEIKVLETTPESEDRIIVISGLALPSDRIAPVQDAVLRVQHRLVMAVPDTKESTVLSRLLVASNQTGCLLGKGGSIIAEMRKLSGAHIRILGREQIPRGVLENDEVVQISGEFGAVQEALLQITARLKLHVFRDKLPAMNPNMPPAFVEQLPPYGFYMGRRESSPPRLHPYLPPFQKDPVGHPFEERSVFAHPVHGSGIPLGVERPASWPPQGMRDVGGPMLLPDYPGDPQRRKGRFASGSQPAPITSVDVFVPRSLVPSIYGEDGGCLKRIREISEAKIIITEPRPEATETVIIISGTPEQTHAAQSLIHAFVLSETVPLESTKS, from the exons ATGGCATTTCCATTGCTACCATCCAAGCGTCCTTTTGAACAAAATCCCTTGGAGCACACTGGGAGGGGTAAGTGGAAAAAGACTGGACCTTCTATAACACTGCAGAATCAGGTGAAAGTGCCCCTAGGGGCTATTATCTTCCGAATACTCTGTCCTGCTTCAAAATCTGGAAGTGTGATTGGTAAAGGTGGAGGTATTGTAGCAAGGATACGCCACCAGACTGGTGCAAAAATTAGACTTGAAGAAACTGTTCCTGGATGCGACGAGAGAGTTATTGTAATCACTGGGTTGGAGAAAGATGCCGAACTTGGCAGCAAACATAGTAAAGAAGATGTTGAAGGTGCTGGTGCTGTTGATGGTGTTGAGAGTGCCAAGGAAAATACTGATAATATTGAAGGGGCAGAGGATTCTGCTGCTGCAGATAGTTCAAAATTAGATGGAGTACCATCATCAGCAGTGAAGGCACTCGTACTTGTTTTTGAGAGATTAATTGAAGGTGAATCAGAAAATGATGATGAAGATGACACTAATAAGAAGCATTCCACTGTTTCTGCAAGATTATTAGTTCTGTCTGGCCAGGTGGGTTGTGTCCTTGGAAAGGGTGGGAGTGTAATCAAGCAAATGTCAGCTGATAGTGGGGCCCAGATTCGGATACTTCCTAGAGATAAACTTCCGTTGTGTGCTTCCCAACAGGATGAAATTGTCCAG GTAACAGGAGGGGTTGAATCAGTGAAGAAAGCACTTCATTTAGTTGCTCAGCAGCTTTTGGATAATCCACCACGAGAACATGATTTGTTCCCGTCATTGGGTTCTTCTGGTCCATCGTCTGATCCATTTGCTTCTATTCCTAGGGCAGAAGGCCTTCCACCACCAAATTTTCATTATCCCCCTCAAGTACCACCTTTCTCAAACAGGCCTCATGACATCACGGACTTTCATCCAGGCATTGGTCCACCTTTTCCTAAATTTCATGAAAGTGGACCTCTTCTGCAACCCCAAGTTTCTCCAGAGCCAATAACTTACAGGTTATTGTGTTCCAATGACAAGGTTGGAAGTGTGATAGGAAAGGGAGGGAACATTGTCAAAGGTCTTAAAAATGACACTGGCTGTGAGATCAAAGTTCTAGAGACAACTCCTGAGTCAGAGGATCGTATTATAGTGATATCTGGTCTTGCA CTTCCAAGTGATAGGATAGCGCCAGTGCAGGATGCAGTTCTTCGTGTGCAACATAGACTAGTAATGGCTGTACCTGATACGAAAGAGAGCACTGTCTTGTCTAGGCTTCTTGTTGCTTCCAACCAAACTGGTTGCCTTCTTGGCAAAGGTGGTTCTATAATAGCAGAAATGAGAAAGCTTTCTGGAGCTCATATTCGCATCTTGGGTAGAGAACAGATCCCCAGGGGCGTACTGGAAAATGATGAGGTGGTTCAG ATATCTGGTGAATTTGGAGCAGTTCAGGAAGCTTTGTTGCAAATAACTGCTAGACTGAAGCTTCATGTTTTCCGTGATAAATTACCCGCTATGAATCCCAACATGCCTCCTGCTTTTGTTGAGCAATTACCTCCATATGGTTTTTACATGGGAAGGAGGGAGTCTTCACCTCCCAGGTTGCATCCTTATTTGCCACCATTTCAGAAAGATCCTGTTGGTCACCCCTTTGAAGAAAGATCTGTCTTTGCTCATCCAGTTCATGGTTCGGGTATTCCTCTCGGTGTTGAGAGACCTGCATCATGGCCACCTCAG GGTATGAGGGATGTTGGTGGTCCCATGCTTTTGCCTGATTACCCAGGAGATCCACAAAGAAGGAAGGGTAGATTTGCTAG TGGAAGCCAGCCGGCCCCTATTACAAGTGTAGATGTTTTTGTTCCTCGATCTCTTGTACCGTCCATATATGGTGAAGATGGAGGCTGTCTAAAGCGGATCCGTGAG ATCTCAGAAGCCAAAATTATCATTACTGAACCCAGACCAGAGGCTACAGAGACGGTGATCATTATATCTGGAACACCAGAGCAGACCCATGCTGCACAAAGCCTCATCCATGCGTTTGTACTGAGTGAAACTGTTCCTTTAGAATCTACCAAATCTTGA
- the LOC135651991 gene encoding uncharacterized protein LOC135651991 yields MGCVTSKRVEASVAANVYRPPPTSIALFDISTIEEPWLITTTTTKAFDDDEREQMEKEKKLTAVPLPLLEKLESYEVAPKSWSEVSKVLEDLKPTLNSQPPPAAAKPHHAPPPPDPKKPPSAPSKNNSFHTLEELESHTKKPSPRPSSPPRASSPARPPPPEMAGFRSVKENSFIVRDREERQRQKAGGDVAAKLPWWRRDPLDGYPERCPPGNADGVVLYTTTLRGVRRTFEDCEQARRVLEGQALDFGVAVDERDVSLHGEFLREVRELVGEELAVPRLFIRGRYVGGVDEVVELSETGKLREMLRWVARRVGDGSGKGGKKDCECCGGARFIPCMECNGSCKVVGEDGKSVERCEQCNENGLMLCPLCH; encoded by the coding sequence ATGGGATGCGTGACCTCGAAGCGTGTTGAAGCGTCAGTGGCGGCCAATGTCTACCGTCCGCCGCCAACCAGCATCGCTCTATTCGACATCAGCACAATCGAGGAGCCGTGGcttatcaccaccaccaccaccaaggcCTTCGACGATGACGAGAGAGAGCAGAtggagaaagagaagaagctcaCTGCCGTGCCGCTCCCTCTGCTAGAAAAGCTCGAATCCTATGAGGTGGCTCCCAAATCCTGGTCCGAGGTGAGCAAAGTTCTTGAAGACCTCAAACCCACGCTCAACTCCCAGCCTCCTCCTGCTGCAGCCAAGCCCCACCATGCTCCTCCTCCGCCAGATCCCAAGAAGCCGCCATCAGCACCATCAAAGAACAACTCCTTCCACACACTCGAAGAGCTCGAGAGCCACACGAAGAAGCCTTCGCCGCGGCCGTCCTCTCCTCCACGAGCGAGCTCGCCCGCCCGCCCGCCGCCGCCCGAGATGGCTGGCTTCCGCTCCGTGAAAGAGAACAGCTTCATCGTCCGCGACAGAGAGGAGAGGCAGAGGCAGAAGGCCGGCGGGGACGTGGCTGCCAAATTGCCGTGGTGGCGCCGCGACCCGCTCGATGGGTACCCCGAGCGCTGCCCCCCTGGGAACGCCGACGGCGTCGTGCTCTACACCACGACGCTGAGAGGTGTCCGTCGGACGTTCGAGGACTGTGAGCAGGCGCGACGGGTACTCGAGGGCCAGGCGCTGGACTTCGGCGTGGCGGTCGACGAGCGAGACGTGTCGCTCCACGGGGAGTTCCTGAGGGAGGTCAGGGAGCTGGTGGGCGAGGAGCTGGCGGTGCCGCGGCTCTTCATAAGGGGCAGGTACGTGGGCGGGGTGGACGAGGTGGTGGAGCTCAGCGAGACGGGGAAACTGAGGGAGATGCTGCGGTGGGTGGCACGGAGGGTAGGAGACGGGTCGGGGAAGGGAGGGAAGAAAGACTGCGAGTGCTGCGGCGGGGCAAGGTTCATTCCATGTATGGAGTGCAACGGGAGCTGCAAGGTGGTGGGGGAGGACGGGAAGAGCGTGGAGAGGTGTGAACAGTGCAACGAGAACGGGCTGATGCTTTGCCCTCTCTGCCATTAG